A DNA window from Paenibacillus andongensis contains the following coding sequences:
- a CDS encoding cache domain-containing sensor histidine kinase, translating into MPSWLRTLSLRNKLVLTILICLVLPSIVSMNVSSLLTRDAVRSQVADNSQESMRIVNQIVDGQMKNMLYVMNFIQFDEDLQPSIRELGRANDLTDKGDVLAYKQTIIKKMTTVINSFGNLYVTVLLPNGEYVASYSTFAFNPNEFLQKNWFSDVEKVSGYNVKWIGAEPNYNQASSQPYLLAAAKPLRINGLTYGYVVVGMELSTIQQLFDQYKNNESMVIIDGQGRILVDKDSTTIGRPFPYYDQLPAQDGSSFVKVDGEDYILHSNHLTPEWKLVNMSPYKSAAHKIESFRKTDFLIQLFFLILFAVVLLYMVRTLTKPIARLVQTVVRIESGQLSERSNISGGDEVGRLGYVFDRMIDRIERMLEENRREQELKRMAELAMLQAQINPHFLFNVLNSIRLKIMMKGDSENAELISSLSSLLRMTINRNNEYISLHEEIEINEHYIRLLNSRHGDRVQLQISAASDTLLFEIPRFLLQPLIENAYIHGLKSKAGEITIASRICEDEKLQVEVRDSGVGMPPERLTALRNHLDVVPTRQSQETSSPALSGIGLHNVFERLRLIYGHRFDYEIESGPDQGTQIVLRFPQQAGKEE; encoded by the coding sequence GTGCCGAGTTGGCTTCGTACCTTATCACTACGCAATAAATTGGTGCTGACGATTCTGATTTGTCTCGTTCTTCCTTCCATCGTTTCCATGAACGTTTCCAGTCTGCTAACACGGGATGCTGTGAGGTCGCAAGTGGCTGATAACTCGCAAGAATCAATGCGGATCGTCAATCAGATTGTAGACGGACAAATGAAAAATATGCTTTATGTGATGAATTTCATTCAATTTGATGAGGATCTGCAGCCTTCCATTCGGGAATTAGGCAGGGCAAATGACCTGACTGATAAAGGCGATGTATTGGCTTATAAACAAACGATAATCAAGAAGATGACTACGGTCATCAACTCATTTGGTAATTTGTACGTCACAGTGCTTTTGCCTAATGGTGAATATGTTGCTTCTTATTCAACCTTTGCTTTTAACCCGAATGAATTCCTACAAAAAAATTGGTTTAGTGATGTGGAGAAGGTGTCCGGTTATAATGTCAAATGGATAGGAGCAGAACCCAACTATAATCAAGCATCTAGTCAACCCTATTTATTGGCTGCAGCAAAACCGCTTCGCATCAATGGATTAACATACGGTTATGTGGTTGTTGGAATGGAATTAAGCACAATTCAACAGTTATTTGATCAATACAAAAACAATGAGTCGATGGTCATTATTGACGGTCAGGGGCGAATTCTGGTCGATAAAGACTCCACCACTATCGGTCGTCCGTTCCCTTACTATGATCAGCTTCCGGCGCAGGATGGATCTTCATTTGTGAAGGTAGATGGAGAAGATTACATCTTGCATAGCAATCATTTAACGCCCGAATGGAAGCTTGTGAATATGAGTCCTTATAAAAGTGCTGCCCACAAGATTGAGTCGTTCCGAAAGACTGATTTCCTGATTCAGCTATTCTTTTTAATCCTATTCGCTGTCGTGCTCCTTTATATGGTGCGTACGCTTACGAAACCGATTGCGCGGCTTGTCCAAACCGTCGTCCGCATTGAATCCGGTCAACTGAGTGAGCGATCGAACATCAGCGGGGGCGATGAAGTAGGGCGGCTTGGCTATGTTTTCGACCGAATGATCGACCGCATAGAACGGATGTTAGAAGAGAATCGCCGCGAACAGGAATTAAAGCGTATGGCAGAGCTAGCCATGCTGCAGGCGCAAATTAATCCGCATTTTCTATTTAATGTGCTCAATTCGATCCGTCTGAAAATCATGATGAAGGGTGATTCCGAGAATGCGGAGCTGATCAGTTCATTATCATCACTGTTACGGATGACGATCAACCGCAACAATGAATACATTTCGCTGCATGAAGAAATTGAGATCAACGAACATTATATTCGACTGTTAAATTCTAGACACGGTGATCGAGTGCAATTGCAGATTTCTGCGGCTTCAGACACCCTTTTGTTTGAAATACCTAGGTTTTTATTACAACCGCTTATTGAGAACGCTTATATACATGGGCTTAAAAGTAAAGCAGGGGAAATTACCATAGCTTCAAGGATTTGTGAGGATGAGAAGCTGCAAGTGGAAGTTAGAGATTCGGGTGTTGGGATGCCCCCTGAACGTCTAACTGCCCTTCGCAATCATTTGGATGTCGTTCCAACCCGGCAATCTCAAGAAACAAGCAGCCCAGCCTTGTCAGGCATTGGTTTACACAATGTATTTGAACGACTTCGTTTAATTTATGGTCATCGTTTTGATTATGAAATCGAAAGCGGGCCAGATCAGGGAACGCAGATTGTGCTGCGTTTTCCACAACAAGCAGGAAAGGAGGAGTAA
- a CDS encoding ABC transporter substrate-binding protein, giving the protein MKKSLLVLSGVLAISTALAGCGKGDTPAADSGKDAAATTKAPVTIKVQGWYTEAQGNWNATVEAYNKTHPNVKVVYESMSEKGDSQEGMKKLDLLAASGDQMDVVMYSSAPEFVQRIGAGILEPLDDYLKKDNIVVKDEYKLDPVVNGKYYALPGKMAEWFVLLNKDKLDEAKLPVPTEWTWDDYAEYAKKLTKGEGAAKQYGSYFHTWKEYAELALNSDTDNAYLVKPDGTQNIDNPKVRFSLDLRNKMENVDKSSVPYFEVVSQKMAYRDVFYAGKTAMLATGNWMVGELALNAKFKTVFAPYPKYDAKDANGLTIGGADFVGVAASSKNKQAAYDFVKWYTTEGIQTQGLFFSGWKKADLAKNVDSILKNGKPEQAALIDKDSLLATLKVNKPTKLVIPPTFALQQEKEFLTQVELFLTGKQDLEKTIQTAKTKIEDIRKSNAK; this is encoded by the coding sequence ATGAAAAAGAGTTTATTAGTACTAAGCGGTGTCCTAGCAATTAGTACTGCACTTGCAGGCTGTGGCAAAGGAGATACACCAGCAGCAGATAGTGGTAAGGATGCAGCAGCAACGACTAAAGCTCCGGTTACAATTAAAGTACAAGGATGGTACACCGAGGCTCAAGGGAACTGGAACGCGACTGTTGAAGCTTACAATAAAACTCACCCGAACGTGAAAGTTGTTTATGAAAGCATGTCGGAGAAGGGCGATTCCCAAGAAGGGATGAAAAAGCTGGACCTATTAGCCGCTTCCGGCGATCAAATGGACGTTGTTATGTATTCAAGCGCACCCGAATTCGTTCAACGCATAGGAGCAGGTATCTTGGAGCCGCTTGATGATTATTTGAAGAAAGATAACATTGTTGTTAAAGATGAATATAAACTTGACCCGGTCGTAAACGGTAAATATTATGCTCTGCCGGGTAAAATGGCTGAATGGTTCGTTCTATTGAACAAAGATAAGTTGGATGAAGCGAAACTGCCCGTGCCAACAGAGTGGACCTGGGATGATTATGCGGAGTATGCTAAGAAATTGACCAAGGGTGAAGGCGCAGCCAAGCAGTACGGATCCTACTTCCATACATGGAAAGAATACGCGGAATTGGCACTGAACAGCGACACGGATAATGCTTACCTTGTGAAACCTGACGGTACACAGAATATCGATAATCCAAAGGTCCGTTTCTCCCTCGATTTACGTAACAAAATGGAAAATGTAGACAAATCATCCGTTCCTTACTTTGAAGTTGTGTCGCAAAAAATGGCTTACCGTGACGTTTTCTATGCCGGTAAAACAGCGATGTTAGCAACAGGGAACTGGATGGTAGGAGAACTGGCGCTGAATGCAAAATTTAAGACAGTGTTTGCTCCATATCCGAAGTATGACGCGAAAGATGCGAACGGTCTAACAATTGGAGGCGCAGACTTCGTGGGTGTCGCAGCAAGTTCCAAGAATAAGCAAGCGGCATATGACTTTGTGAAATGGTATACGACGGAAGGAATTCAAACACAGGGTCTGTTCTTCTCGGGTTGGAAGAAAGCTGACTTGGCTAAGAATGTAGATTCGATTCTGAAAAATGGTAAACCAGAACAAGCTGCTCTGATCGATAAGGATTCATTGCTGGCTACATTGAAAGTAAATAAACCAACGAAGCTTGTTATTCCTCCGACATTTGCCCTACAGCAAGAGAAGGAATTCTTAACGCAAGTTGAGCTGTTCTTAACAGGCAAGCAGGATCTGGAGAAAACGATTCAAACGGCAAAAACGAAAATTGAAGATATCCGTAAGAGCAATGCCAAGTAG
- a CDS encoding carbohydrate ABC transporter permease — MNKFRNVKKMLLTILMFIIGILFMSPFLWMISASMKPEADVFLYPIQWIPKHWNLIENYKTVWSTKFSLYYWNSIKVSVLTTALSVLLSSMAAYAFSKIKFRGRHVLFVLVLAIYMIPSQAILVPQFLLFRWMGLFDSHFGLILLGSFSVLGTFMLRQFYMGIHEEFIESARMDGAGHVRIFFSICTPLVRPAIATYAILRFIWTWNDYQNPLIFLRTKDLFTLPLGIRSFADLNGEFYSLIMAASVSAIVPLLIIFIIGQKQVIEGISMGGVKG, encoded by the coding sequence ATGAACAAGTTTCGAAATGTTAAAAAAATGCTGCTAACTATCCTTATGTTTATCATAGGCATATTGTTCATGTCTCCCTTCTTATGGATGATATCCGCATCGATGAAGCCGGAAGCTGATGTGTTTCTATATCCCATTCAGTGGATTCCAAAGCATTGGAATTTGATTGAAAATTATAAGACAGTGTGGTCAACGAAGTTCTCCCTGTATTACTGGAATTCTATCAAAGTTTCCGTTTTGACGACGGCGCTTTCCGTTCTGCTTTCCTCCATGGCAGCCTATGCTTTCTCGAAGATTAAGTTTCGCGGCCGTCATGTGCTCTTTGTTCTTGTCCTAGCGATCTATATGATTCCCAGTCAAGCGATTCTCGTTCCGCAATTTCTTTTGTTCCGCTGGATGGGCTTGTTTGACAGTCACTTTGGCTTGATTTTGCTAGGCTCCTTCAGTGTTCTCGGGACTTTCATGCTTCGTCAGTTCTATATGGGCATTCATGAGGAGTTTATCGAGTCAGCGCGTATGGATGGAGCAGGTCATGTCCGGATTTTCTTCTCTATCTGTACACCGCTTGTACGTCCAGCGATCGCGACTTATGCGATTCTGCGTTTTATCTGGACCTGGAACGACTACCAGAACCCGCTTATTTTCTTGAGAACGAAAGATTTATTCACACTGCCTCTTGGCATCCGATCCTTTGCCGATTTAAATGGAGAGTTCTACTCACTCATCATGGCCGCTTCTGTATCGGCAATCGTACCTTTACTTATCATTTTCATCATTGGTCAAAAACAAGTTATCGAGGGCATCTCGATGGGTGGCGTTAAAGGCTAA
- a CDS encoding carbohydrate ABC transporter permease codes for MATKIHSQAGTIPSVQVKRKRSMQQVREDLVGYAFVSPMILGLFIFTLFPIVASFFLSFTNWNFVAGFSKVKFLGLDNFVKLVHDSVFLLSLKNNLILMIVVPLILIFSLVLAVVIDKKIHFKDFFKVVYFIPYISSVVAVAIVFQVLFHPTYGPINQILIDWGIANPPKWLADPDFALYCVMGLMIWVSIGYNMIIFMAGLQSIPNDLYEAADIDGASKLRQFFSITVPLLSPTTFFLLVTGIIGTFKAFDVISVLTGGGPANSTSVVVYRLYETAFINLQSGYASAMAIVLLVFVLLITLVQWFGQRRWVNY; via the coding sequence ATGGCTACCAAAATACATTCACAAGCAGGCACCATTCCATCCGTACAAGTGAAGCGGAAGCGGTCCATGCAGCAGGTGCGCGAGGATCTGGTCGGATACGCATTCGTCAGTCCCATGATACTTGGATTATTTATTTTTACATTATTTCCAATTGTAGCGTCCTTTTTCCTCAGTTTTACGAATTGGAACTTTGTTGCCGGATTTTCTAAAGTGAAATTTCTCGGCTTAGATAACTTTGTTAAGCTTGTGCATGACTCTGTCTTTCTTTTATCCCTTAAAAACAACCTGATTTTAATGATTGTAGTGCCGCTAATATTGATCTTTTCGCTTGTTTTGGCGGTCGTCATTGATAAGAAAATTCATTTTAAAGACTTCTTTAAAGTGGTATATTTCATTCCTTACATCTCGAGCGTAGTTGCTGTAGCTATTGTGTTTCAGGTATTATTCCACCCAACCTATGGACCGATTAATCAAATTTTAATCGACTGGGGGATAGCGAACCCGCCAAAATGGCTTGCCGATCCGGATTTTGCTTTATATTGTGTGATGGGACTTATGATTTGGGTGAGCATCGGATATAACATGATTATCTTTATGGCCGGTTTGCAGTCGATTCCGAACGATCTTTATGAGGCTGCGGACATTGATGGCGCTTCGAAGTTGAGACAATTTTTCAGCATAACGGTGCCGCTCTTATCGCCAACCACATTCTTCTTACTCGTAACAGGCATAATAGGAACATTCAAAGCGTTCGATGTTATTTCCGTTCTAACAGGCGGCGGTCCGGCGAATTCAACCAGTGTGGTCGTATATCGTTTGTATGAGACGGCTTTCATTAACCTACAATCCGGCTATGCCTCCGCTATGGCTATTGTGCTGCTGGTCTTTGTCCTCCTGATTACACTCGTTCAGTGGTTTGGACAACGTAGATGGGTCAATTACTAG
- a CDS encoding DEAD/DEAH box helicase, whose translation MGIRSFTDYKLSEDIIRALYSLGYEQPTDVQNEVIPIALQEKDLTVKSRTGSGKTAAFGIPICELVAWEENRPQALILTPTRELADQVKQDITNIGRFKRIKAVALYGKQPFAKQKLELHQKCHVVVGTPGRVLDHIQKGTLDLERLKYLVIDEADEMLRMGFIEQVGAIIDELPTDRMTMLFSATLPDDVEQLCHRYMHNPIDIEIQTPEASKVQIEHSIITVRENDKLNVLKDVFVVENPDNCIIFCRTQEHVDYLYRQLEQLDYPCDKIHGGMVQDDRFLVMNAFKRGEFRFLVATDVAARGIDVEDITHVINYDLPLEKESYVHRIGRTGRAGKTGKAITFVTPNEDKFLADIEGYLGFEIPRKDAPTAEEVALGQSAFDQKMQATPVIKRDKSDQLNKGIMKLYFNGGKKKKIRAVDFVGTLAKIEGVTADDIGIITIQDNVSYVDILNGKGPLVLKIMKNTTIKGKLLKVHEANK comes from the coding sequence GTGGGTATAAGAAGTTTTACGGATTATAAATTGAGCGAGGATATCATCCGCGCCCTGTACAGCCTTGGATACGAGCAGCCGACAGACGTGCAAAACGAAGTGATTCCTATCGCGCTGCAGGAGAAGGATCTCACGGTTAAGTCACGTACGGGAAGCGGGAAGACGGCGGCGTTTGGCATACCGATTTGTGAATTGGTGGCGTGGGAAGAGAACAGACCGCAGGCGCTGATTTTGACACCGACGAGAGAGCTCGCCGATCAAGTGAAGCAAGACATCACGAACATTGGGAGATTTAAGCGGATTAAAGCGGTGGCGCTGTATGGGAAGCAGCCTTTTGCCAAGCAGAAGCTAGAGCTGCACCAGAAATGCCATGTGGTTGTTGGTACGCCGGGCCGTGTACTGGATCATATTCAGAAAGGGACGCTGGACTTGGAGCGGCTGAAATATCTAGTCATCGATGAAGCGGATGAGATGCTGCGGATGGGCTTCATTGAGCAGGTGGGAGCAATTATTGATGAGCTGCCGACGGATCGTATGACGATGTTATTTTCGGCAACACTTCCGGATGATGTGGAACAATTATGCCATCGATACATGCATAACCCTATCGATATTGAGATTCAAACGCCTGAGGCGTCCAAGGTTCAGATTGAGCATTCGATCATAACGGTTCGAGAAAACGATAAGCTTAATGTGCTTAAGGATGTCTTCGTGGTGGAGAATCCGGATAATTGCATCATTTTCTGCCGGACGCAAGAGCATGTCGACTACTTATATAGACAGTTGGAGCAGCTAGATTATCCGTGCGATAAGATCCATGGGGGCATGGTGCAGGACGATCGATTCCTAGTCATGAATGCTTTCAAAAGAGGGGAATTCCGTTTCTTAGTCGCCACGGATGTCGCGGCGCGAGGGATTGATGTGGAGGATATCACGCATGTCATTAACTACGATCTTCCGCTTGAAAAAGAAAGCTATGTCCACCGAATCGGAAGAACGGGACGTGCGGGGAAGACGGGTAAGGCGATTACGTTTGTTACGCCAAATGAGGACAAGTTTCTAGCGGATATTGAAGGCTATCTAGGATTCGAAATACCGAGAAAAGATGCTCCTACGGCAGAAGAGGTTGCACTTGGACAATCGGCTTTTGATCAGAAAATGCAGGCTACACCTGTCATTAAGAGGGATAAAAGCGACCAACTGAACAAGGGGATTATGAAGCTCTATTTTAACGGTGGGAAAAAGAAAAAGATTCGAGCGGTAGACTTTGTGGGAACCCTAGCCAAAATCGAAGGTGTGACGGCAGACGATATCGGTATCATTACGATTCAGGATAATGTGTCGTATGTGGATATTTTAAATGGTAAAGGCCCGCTGGTGCTCAAAATTATGAAGAATACGACGATTAAAGGCAAGCTGCTTAAGGTGCATGAAGCGAATAAGTAA
- a CDS encoding DUF4091 domain-containing protein — protein sequence MKQELSFQTLCLSSLSKVFADQSPADAPFHRASALLGETFAFQIAYTANQMLKQVRVHVESSLSAPVTVRSIGLSPSEMCCYPDHDDNVLRTTPGLYPDPLYPLEDGSVTVMAGQWRSVWVDIELIGSINPGQYPVKLRFESKEGEHLGEETFELEIIAAELPKPRLIHTEWFHTDCLATYYKVDIFSEEHWQLIEKYIDTAVKHGMNMILTPLFTPPLDTEIGGERPTVQLVDVEVTGEGDRYAFGFTKLKRWVELCLSKGAAYIEFSHLFTQWGAKHAPKIIANVNGEACRIFGWDTDASGDAYRNFLKQFLPELKLVIKQLGIEERSYFHISDEPTTDHLESYLHASNIIHEHLSEYPIIDALSEIAFYEKGIVKRPIPGNNHIEDFLQAQVPDLWTYYCCVQYKHVSNRFFNMPSARNRVLGLQLYKFDIRGFLHWGYNFWYSQCSIKKLNPFLVTDALHAFPSGDSFLVYPGEDGPVESIRLEVLYEAQQDLRALELLEQFIGKERTIALLEEGLEQPLTFSEYPHSKEWMLSIREKINRAIAEHAVK from the coding sequence ATGAAGCAGGAACTGTCTTTTCAAACCCTATGTCTGAGCTCGCTTTCCAAAGTATTTGCCGATCAATCGCCAGCGGATGCGCCGTTTCATAGAGCTTCTGCTTTGCTAGGTGAAACATTCGCTTTTCAGATTGCTTATACGGCAAATCAAATGCTGAAGCAGGTACGGGTGCACGTCGAGTCGTCATTGTCCGCACCAGTCACAGTTCGTTCTATCGGACTTTCTCCTTCGGAAATGTGTTGTTATCCCGATCATGATGACAACGTGCTGCGGACGACTCCCGGGTTATATCCCGACCCTTTATACCCGTTGGAAGACGGCTCTGTCACAGTTATGGCCGGACAATGGAGGTCCGTCTGGGTCGACATCGAACTGATTGGATCGATAAATCCCGGACAGTACCCGGTTAAACTCCGCTTCGAATCCAAGGAAGGAGAACATCTGGGGGAAGAAACGTTCGAGCTTGAGATCATCGCAGCTGAGCTTCCCAAACCGCGACTCATTCATACGGAATGGTTTCACACGGATTGCTTGGCTACCTATTACAAGGTGGATATCTTTAGTGAGGAGCACTGGCAGCTCATTGAGAAATATATAGATACGGCAGTTAAACACGGTATGAATATGATACTTACGCCGTTATTTACCCCGCCCCTAGATACGGAAATCGGCGGAGAACGGCCGACTGTTCAGCTGGTCGATGTTGAAGTGACAGGTGAAGGAGACCGCTACGCGTTCGGCTTTACCAAGCTGAAGCGATGGGTGGAACTCTGCTTAAGCAAGGGTGCTGCGTATATCGAATTCTCACATTTGTTCACGCAATGGGGGGCTAAGCACGCTCCGAAGATTATTGCTAACGTGAATGGGGAGGCGTGCCGCATCTTTGGCTGGGATACGGATGCTTCAGGGGATGCGTACAGGAATTTTCTTAAGCAGTTTTTGCCGGAGCTGAAGCTTGTTATCAAGCAGCTGGGAATTGAGGAGCGGAGTTACTTCCATATCTCGGATGAGCCTACCACGGATCATTTGGAATCCTATCTCCATGCCTCCAACATTATTCATGAGCATTTGTCCGAATATCCGATTATCGATGCTCTTTCGGAAATCGCCTTCTACGAGAAGGGGATCGTAAAAAGGCCAATACCGGGTAATAATCATATTGAGGACTTCTTGCAAGCACAAGTGCCAGACCTGTGGACTTATTATTGCTGTGTGCAGTATAAGCATGTATCGAATCGCTTCTTCAACATGCCTTCTGCACGCAACCGTGTATTGGGCTTGCAGTTGTATAAGTTTGATATTAGGGGCTTTTTACATTGGGGCTATAACTTCTGGTATTCGCAGTGTTCGATCAAAAAGTTGAATCCGTTCCTGGTGACCGACGCCCTTCATGCTTTTCCATCCGGCGATTCCTTCTTGGTGTACCCAGGGGAAGACGGGCCAGTCGAATCCATTCGGCTCGAGGTGCTCTATGAAGCACAGCAGGACTTGCGAGCACTGGAGCTGCTTGAACAATTTATTGGCAAAGAGCGGACAATCGCGCTTCTGGAGGAAGGCTTAGAGCAGCCGCTAACATTCTCTGAATACCCGCACAGCAAGGAATGGATGTTATCCATTCGCGAGAAGATTAATCGGGCGATTGCAGAGCATGCAGTAAAATAA
- a CDS encoding Gfo/Idh/MocA family protein → MKLGVIGYGARIQYVISEVMKQDPSCQIKSIVDIRKDKIREELRQQGLENVQLYETAEQMLASERLDGVLIGTRCSLHTSMALKVLPTGIPLYLEKPVSTTMEDLLRLKTGYKASRSQVVVSFPLRLTLIVQLVKEIIDSGKIGTVEHVQAINNVTYGRVYFQNWYRDENETGGLFLQKATHDFDYINYVLGLQPTSVCAMTSKQIFKGSKPAGLKCVDCEDNRSCSESAAFRTDLDPSWQSCCYAQDTGNEDSGSVLMRYPTGMHASYSQNFFVQGDAGARGARFMGHKGTVEFDFITGKVKVFMHHTPRIETYEFSSNAGHFGGDTELARNFVDVMRGTAASISPLEDGLSSALLCLKAKESAETGSFQSVYWEGF, encoded by the coding sequence ATGAAATTAGGTGTAATTGGTTACGGGGCTAGAATTCAATACGTCATTAGCGAAGTCATGAAGCAAGATCCGAGTTGTCAAATAAAGTCGATTGTAGACATCAGAAAAGATAAGATCAGAGAGGAATTGCGGCAACAAGGGCTAGAGAATGTGCAATTGTATGAAACGGCTGAACAGATGTTAGCATCGGAAAGGCTGGATGGTGTTCTTATCGGCACACGATGCTCGCTGCATACTTCGATGGCGCTTAAGGTGCTTCCGACCGGAATACCCCTATATCTTGAGAAGCCGGTATCCACAACAATGGAAGATTTACTGCGCTTGAAGACGGGGTATAAGGCGTCTCGTTCACAGGTGGTGGTGTCATTTCCCCTTAGGCTTACTTTGATCGTCCAGCTGGTAAAGGAAATTATTGATTCAGGTAAAATTGGAACCGTGGAGCATGTTCAGGCTATCAATAATGTGACATATGGCAGAGTTTACTTTCAGAACTGGTACCGGGATGAGAACGAAACCGGGGGGCTCTTCCTGCAGAAGGCAACACATGATTTCGACTATATCAATTATGTACTGGGGCTTCAGCCAACGAGTGTGTGTGCGATGACGTCGAAGCAAATATTTAAGGGCAGCAAGCCTGCAGGGCTGAAGTGTGTCGACTGTGAAGACAATCGAAGCTGCTCAGAAAGCGCGGCTTTTCGTACGGATTTGGATCCGTCATGGCAGAGCTGCTGCTATGCGCAAGATACAGGCAATGAAGATTCGGGCAGCGTCTTGATGCGTTATCCTACAGGCATGCACGCTTCGTATTCTCAAAACTTTTTTGTGCAAGGAGATGCAGGAGCCCGCGGAGCGCGGTTTATGGGTCACAAGGGAACGGTCGAGTTTGATTTCATTACGGGCAAGGTGAAGGTGTTCATGCATCATACGCCTCGGATAGAGACCTATGAATTCTCTTCCAATGCAGGGCATTTTGGCGGGGATACCGAGCTTGCACGAAATTTCGTCGATGTCATGCGCGGCACAGCCGCTTCCATCTCACCGCTAGAAGATGGACTGTCGAGTGCGCTGCTCTGTTTGAAAGCGAAGGAATCGGCCGAAACCGGAAGTTTCCAATCTGTTTATTGGGAGGGATTTTAA
- a CDS encoding AraC family transcriptional regulator — protein MTVEPSQHEVHQRTHLKMTIVINKVITMHYFEYGKNFVFNGERHNFWEFLYVDRGEIEVMADETRHLLKQGTIIFHKPNEFHSFYATRGKAPNLVVMTFDCHSKAMERFANQVLHLEDEERNLLTQIVKEGENAFHFPFGHPLKRHTDAPIGSEQLIKCYLEIFLVRLLRKEGLSDPSKPLSSAAKEKNVDETTKRIIDLLAERMDTNISLDEISHLLYIGKTQLKDKFKKNTGHTIIEYFSKMKIEQAKLLMREEAINFTEISQRLGFSSVHYFSKAFKKTTSMSPSEYARTVKARLGDGPSR, from the coding sequence ATGACAGTGGAACCATCGCAGCATGAAGTCCACCAAAGAACACATTTGAAGATGACTATCGTTATAAACAAGGTCATTACCATGCATTATTTTGAGTATGGGAAAAATTTCGTGTTTAATGGGGAACGTCATAATTTCTGGGAATTTCTATATGTAGATAGAGGGGAGATCGAAGTGATGGCGGATGAAACCCGCCACCTCCTGAAGCAAGGGACAATCATTTTTCATAAACCCAATGAATTTCATAGTTTCTATGCCACGAGAGGGAAAGCGCCTAATCTAGTCGTCATGACCTTCGATTGCCATTCGAAAGCGATGGAGCGCTTCGCCAATCAAGTCCTTCATCTGGAAGATGAGGAAAGAAATCTTCTGACCCAAATCGTTAAGGAAGGTGAGAATGCTTTTCATTTTCCTTTTGGGCACCCTTTGAAGCGACATACGGACGCTCCAATCGGAAGCGAGCAATTAATCAAATGTTACTTGGAAATTTTCCTGGTCCGTTTACTCCGTAAGGAGGGTTTAAGCGATCCCTCGAAGCCCCTGTCTTCTGCGGCCAAAGAAAAAAATGTCGATGAAACTACGAAGAGAATTATTGATCTTCTGGCAGAACGCATGGACACCAACATTTCTTTAGACGAGATTAGTCATTTATTATATATAGGGAAAACACAGTTAAAGGATAAGTTCAAAAAAAATACGGGACACACAATTATCGAATACTTTTCCAAAATGAAGATTGAGCAAGCTAAGCTGCTGATGCGCGAGGAAGCCATCAATTTTACGGAAATCTCACAACGTCTTGGCTTCAGCAGCGTCCATTATTTCTCCAAAGCGTTCAAAAAAACAACCTCGATGAGCCCCTCCGAGTATGCCCGAACTGTGAAAGCAAGGCTGGGGGACGGTCCTTCACGATGA
- a CDS encoding DUF4362 domain-containing protein, translated as MIVGHLGPMNPEKMDSFLTDFEKQKASRLRITTYTEEGDPILSDLYYDGKQINYTFDNTRDKHGGNQKGKDRTSCNKIEKRSVKREGSTKGLEYILTDCKEIIGFHSGDKKEIFLMLKDQ; from the coding sequence ATCATTGTAGGTCATCTAGGGCCAATGAACCCTGAAAAGATGGATTCTTTTCTTACTGATTTTGAAAAGCAGAAAGCATCTAGACTTAGAATTACTACTTACACAGAGGAAGGGGATCCAATACTAAGCGATCTCTATTATGATGGGAAGCAAATTAACTATACATTCGATAACACAAGAGATAAACATGGTGGAAATCAAAAAGGGAAAGATAGAACATCGTGCAATAAAATTGAAAAGAGAAGTGTAAAAAGAGAAGGCAGTACAAAAGGGTTAGAATATATTTTGACGGACTGTAAGGAGATTATTGGATTTCACTCGGGCGATAAAAAAGAAATTTTCTTAATGCTTAAAGATCAGTAA